In a single window of the Acyrthosiphon pisum isolate AL4f chromosome X, pea_aphid_22Mar2018_4r6ur, whole genome shotgun sequence genome:
- the LOC100575026 gene encoding probable cyclin-dependent serine/threonine-protein kinase DDB_G0292550, which yields MSRKICKFYLQGNCYYGSSCRFSHEEPHRSNNQYDYENQSKSYRSSSKNYYDTNNGRDHNDYYEHGQNYESRSRNANYNYKNDYNNRNSYHNQRNDYEEDHDSSNHYGNQAQRHRNVKNYYKEDDNSQGRKYNNEYVYDTNKVEASSYRYKNSHDQKQIHGPHVHNVNNRVDDKRNILKLYENEIKTYQRHVQQLSMTNIWPFTCFHPIGHQFAIQPVGSLNLMDISFEEIRCDYYMTKNISANPGLIHKRTIDDLLLKAQKQKEDILRFENHVQDDIISTFEKCEKSKVSSQFDNSIQMDHNSYWDMSIRSLKTPENKKSELESFSFVSIKNNKNTTNESQLKILMQTEVYGKIDNEAFAQDHFTDFIPIMPPPKKYCV from the exons ATGTCTAGAAAGATATGCAAATTTTATTTGCAAGGAAATTGTTATTACGGCTCTTCGTGTCGGTTCTCACATGAAGAACCACATCGCTCAAACAACCAATATGACTATGAAAATCAATCAAAGAGTTATA ggagttcaagtaaaaattattatgatactaataATGGCAGAGATCATAATGATTATTACGAGCACGGACAGAACTATGAATCTAGAAGTAGAAACGCTaactacaattataaaaatgattataacaaCAGGAATAGTTATCATAATCAAAGAAATGATTACGAAGAAGATCACGATTCAAGTAATCATTATGGAAATCAAGCTCAAAGACACCGTAAtgtaaagaattattataaagaagatGACAACAGTCAgggtagaaaatataataatgaatatgttTATGATACCAACAAAGTGGAAGCCAGTTCATATAG gtataagAATTCACATgatcaaaaacaaatacatgGGCCCCATGTCCATAATGTTAATAACAGAGTTGatgataaaagaaatattttgaagCTTTATGAAAATGAAAT taAAACTTACCAAAGGCATGTACAACAACTATCAATGACCAATATTTGGCCATTCACATGTTTCCACCCTATTGGACATCAATTTGCTATTCAACCAGTTGGTAGCTTAAACTTGATGGATATATCATTTGAAGAAATTAGATGTGATTATTACATGACTAAGAATATTAGTGCCAATCCTGGTTTGATTCAT AAACGGACGATTGATGACCTATTGTTAAAAGCGCAAAAGCAGAAAGAAGatattttaagatttgaaaaccATGTACAAGATGATATA AtatcaacatttgaaaaatgtgaaaaatcaAAAGTTTCTTCCCAGTTTGATAACTCTATACAGATGGACCATAACAGTTATTGGGATATGTCTATCAGGTCTTTGAAAACAcccgaaaataaaaaaagcgaATTGGAGTCATTTAGTTTTGTTTCcataaaaaacaataagaaTACTACGAATGAGTCACAATTGAAGATACTCATGCAAACCGAAGTATATGGTAAAATAGACAACGAAGCATTTGCTCAAGATCATTTTACcgattttatacctattatgccTCCACCCAAGAAGTACTGTgtataa
- the LOC100574937 gene encoding golgin subfamily A member 6-like protein 22 yields the protein MIYGGKPMKPVPPSKAGISISTPFRGPQAYTYGFLAKQPGNDYKIRLRDIERMRTERFRIQNENDFKSILREAQHKEMIEISDKKCLYNQIKRMVECGMKANEHLFIEECPKPELKLEEEPENPKIVQEDLIEKARKIKEKSDEEERKLVEEKRLQMFIENSGELRFAAMEKRKNDIALINYKIIQENDRFVKEQKIKMRELANIENAEIFKKQTLEKEEEKRKLLEKKQLFRKELFEQVQQKEVILEQQKVLKAIECNDIKKLNEKLNEEEKFEKLERKKKQLQTKQEIALFTKERANLFSKMNKATAMFDETFKITMKQNLKDDSADEIEAKLQLKRENDLFKEHQAIIKEERKKQSDEISKTIMKQINEIEELKLSIERENTEARRKRMMEGHNVLMEQLKARKLLIEEQKELKREMFKQSIKEYEDYIKEEKLQWENKKQYKWQFRKDLNDQIKSSKELIEKQRQIDLENHQKLMKELAEQEKLLQKLLSEL from the exons atgatttacggTGGAAAACCTATGAAACCCGTTCCACCGTCTAAAGCAGGTATTTCTATATCTACGCCATTTAGAGGACCTCAAGCATATACGTACGGGTTT ttagcTAAACAACCGGGAAATGATTACAAAATTCGACTTCGTGACATAGAACGAATGCGTACAGAAAGGTTTagaatacaaaatgaaaatgattttaaaagtatattaagaGAAGCTCAGCATAAAGAAATGATTGAGATAtcagataaaaaatgtttatacaatcaGATAAAAAGAATGGTTGAATGTGGAATGAAAGCTAAcgaacatttatttatagaagAATGTCCTAA GCCCGAATTAAAATTAGAAGAAGAACCAGAAAACCCAAAAATTGTCCAAGAAGATTTAATAGAAAAGGCAAGAAAGATTAAAGAAAAAAGTGACGAAGAAGAACGAAAATTAGTGGAAGAAAAACGTTTACAAATGTTCAT AGAAAACTCTGGAGAATTGAGATTTGCTGCAATGGAAAAACGTAAAAATGATATAGctcttataaactataaaattattcaagaaAATGATAGATTCGTTaaagaacaaaaaattaagaTGAGAGAACTGGCTAATATTGAAAAtgcagaaatatttaaaaagcag ACTCttgaaaaagaagaagaaaagcGTAAACTTTTAGAGAAAAAACAACTGTTTCGAAAGGAATTGTTTGAGCAAGTACAACAAAAAGAAGTAATACTAGAACAACAAAAAGTGTTAAAAGCGATCGAATGCAATgacattaaaaaattgaatgaaaagtTAAATGAAGAAGAAAAATTTG aaaaattggaacgtaaaaaaaaacaattacagaCAAAACAAGAAATAGCACTATTCACCAAAGAAAGAGcgaatttgttttcaaaaatgaacAAGGCAACAGCAATGTTTGATGAAACATTTAAGATCacaatgaaacaaaatttaaaggATGATTCAGCAGACGAAATTGAAGCTAAG ctTCAGTTGAAACGTGAAAATGATTTGTTTAAAGAACATCAAGCAATTATTAAAGAAGAACGCAAAAAGCAAAGTgatgaaatatcaaaaaccataatgaaacaaataaatgaaattgaagAGCTCAAACTATCTATCGAACGTGAAAATACTGAAGCACGACGAAAGAGAATGATG GAGGGTCATAATGTTTTAATGGAACAGTTAAAAGCACGTAAGTTACTTATAGAAGAACAAAAAGAATTGAAACGTGAAATGTTTAAGCAGTCGATCAAAGAATACGAAGACTacataaaagaagaaaaactaCAGtgggaaaataaaaaacaatacaaatggCAGTTTAGAAAAGACCTAAACGACCAAATTAAGTCCAGTAAAGAATTAATC GAAAAACAAAGACAAATCGATTTGGAAAATCATCAAAAACTCATGAAGGAATTAGCCGAACAAGAAAAATTACTACAAAAACTATTATCTGAACTGTGA